One Setaria viridis chromosome 5, Setaria_viridis_v4.0, whole genome shotgun sequence genomic region harbors:
- the LOC117857829 gene encoding auxin-responsive protein IAA16, which produces MAWRGRLGETADSGLELSLGLPAYFAKTSSGLDAGEDPGDAAAFALQATKGSDGSKARVRPAAAAPVVGWPPVRSFRRNLASTRQSPQSSSAHHQDGGVKGGRGAKGGGAGEGGHKGGGLFVKINMDGVPIGRKVDLTAYGGYAELSAAVGKLFRGLLAAQRDPPAAAVGRRCGEEAAGEEAEEPVIGGEYTLVYEDEEGDRVLVGDVPWEMFVATAKRLRVLKSSDLPASSLRAGGGRKRAAADCRTAEPCSAPRIT; this is translated from the exons ATGGCATGGCGGGGCCGGCTCGGGGAGACCGCGGACAGCGGCCTCGAGCTCAGCCTTGGCCTCCCGGCCTACTTCGCCAAGACCTCATCAG GGTTGGACGCCGGCGAGGATCCCGGTGACGCTGCTGCTTTTGCTCTCCAGGCCACCAAAGGGAGCGATGGCTCCAAGGCAAG GGTGAggcctgcagctgctgctccgGTGGTGGGGTGGCCGCCGGTGCGGTCGTTCAGGAGGAACCTGGCGTCCACCAGGCAGTCGCCGcagtcgtcgtcggctcatcatcAGGACGGCGGAGTTAAGGGAGGCCGCGGCGCcaagggaggcggcgccggcgagggcgggCACAAGGGCGGCGGTCTGTTCGTGAAGATCAACATGGACGGAGTGCCCATCGGGCGGAAGGTGGACCTCACGGCGTACGGCGGCTACGCCgagctctccgccgccgtcggcaaGCTCTTCCGCGGCCTGCTCGCCG CCCAGAGggacccgcccgccgccgcggtgggcCGGCgctgcggcgaggaggcggcgggggaggaggccgaggagccCGTGATCGGCGGCGAGTACACACTGGTgtacgaggacgaggagggcgaCCGGGTGCTGGTCGGCGACGTCCCCTGGGA GATGTTCGTGGCCACCGCGAAGAGGCTGCGCGTGCTCAAGAGCTCCGACCTGCCGGCCTCGTCG CTGAGAGCAGGCGGGGGCAGGAAGAGGGCTGCAGCCgactgccgaacagctgaaccATGCTCTGCTCCACGCATCACCTGA
- the LOC117857831 gene encoding proteasome subunit beta type-7-A-like, whose translation MDVPAKGGFSFDLCLRNGMLEKEGLKGPGFRKTGTTIVGLVFADGVVLGADTRATEGPIVADKNWSLAAMSVSESKYKEGLTREEGIQLVSEAIRAGIYNDLGSGSNVDVCVITEGKTEYLRNHELPNPRTYVSSKGYSFVQGQTEVLSTKITPLKPKGEVTAGDAMEE comes from the exons ATGGATGTCCCTGCCAAGGGAGGCTTCAGCTTTGATCTGTGCCTGAGGAATGGCATGCTGGAGAAGGAGGGCCTCAAGGGTCCTGGTTTCAGAAAGACTGGGACTACTATTGTCGGTCTAGTTTTTGCG GATGGTGTTGTTCTTGGGGCAGACACACGGGCAACTGAGGGACCTATAGTTGCTGACAAGAACT GGTCCCTTGCTGCAATGTCAGTTTCTGAATCAAAGTACAAAGAAGGTCTGACA AGGGAGGAGGGAATACAACTTGTATCAGAAGCAATTCGTGCTGGTATCTACAATGACTTGGGTAGTGGCAGCAATGTCGATGTCTGTGTAATCACCGAG GGTAAAACTGAATATTTGAGGAACCACGAGCTGCCAAATCCAAGGACTTACGTCAGCTCCAAGGGATACAGCTTTGTCCAGGGACAGACTG AGGTACTGTCGACGAAGATCACTCCATTGAAACCAAAGGGTGAGGTTACCGCCGGTGATGCTATGGAAGAATGA